A window from Triticum aestivum cultivar Chinese Spring chromosome 6D, IWGSC CS RefSeq v2.1, whole genome shotgun sequence encodes these proteins:
- the LOC123145129 gene encoding BOI-related E3 ubiquitin-protein ligase 1, giving the protein MAVQAQYPSNLLFHDRGDPERADMDLPKQQQHQHQQQLAGLSPAVYFASGGASGNRRKRAREAMAPPPPAKEEYINLFAQQSAPFFNMAQLHNSRVASSPSPAPVTRVSTGLRLALDEQQQRQINSLCYPSSSSPLVPFSDEFAGQMKQHGDELDKFVRDQGEQLRRAIADRMRHHNRALLVAADKSASRRLREKALEAEREARRGAELEERLARLRNEAAAWQAKALSEQATAVGLHAQLQQAASAARASCEELGGGDAGPAESCSSAYVDPRRAGPDRACHGCHLGAATVVLLPCRHLSLCRDCFAAGDMDVALACPVCHCVRTGSVEAILC; this is encoded by the exons ATGGCTGTGCAGGCCCAGTACCCCTCCAATCTCCTCTTCCACGATAG AGGTGACCCGGAGAGGGCGGACATGGACCTGcccaagcagcagcagcatcagcatCAGCAGCAGCTCGCCGGGCTCTCGCCGGCGGTCTATTTTGCCAGTGGCGGAG CGAGTGGCAATCGGAGGAAGCGCGCCAGGgaggccatggcgccgccgccgccggccaaggaggagtaCATCAACCTGTTCGCGCAGCAGTCGGCGCCCTTTTTTAACATGGCGCAGCTCCACAACAGCAGGgtcgcgtcgtccccgtcgccTGCCCCGGTGACGCGCGTGTCCACGGGCCTGCGCCTGGCATTGGACGAGCAGCAGCAGAGGCAGATTAATTCCTTGTGTTACCCGTCCTCGTCGTCGCCGCTCGTTCCCTTCTCCGATGAATTCGCCGGACAGATGAAGCAGCATGGCGACGAGCTCGACAAATTCGTCCGGGACCAG GGCGAGCAGCTCCGTCGGGCCATCGCCGATCGGATGCGCCACCACAACCGGGCACTTCTGGTGGCGGCGGACAAGTCGGCCTCGCGCCGGCTCCGGGAGAAGGCGTTGGAGGCGGAGCGCGAGGCGCGGCGCGGCGCCGAGCTGGAGGAGCGGCTCGCGCGGCTACGcaacgaggcggcggcgtggcagGCGAAGGCGCTCTCGGAGCAGGCCACCGCGGTCGGCCTTCACGCGCAGCTCCAGCAGGCCGCCTCCGCGGCGCGGGCATCCTGCgaggagctcggcggcggcgacgccggGCCGGCCGAATCGTGCTCGTCCGCGTACGTAGACCCTCGCCGCGCCGGGCCTGACCGCGCGTGCCACGGCTGCCACCTCGGGGCGGCCACGGTGGTGCTCCTCCCGTGCAGACATCTGAGCCTCTGCCGCGACTGCTTCGCCGCCGGCGACATGGACGTGGCCCTGGCGTGCCCGGTGTGCCATTGCGTGAGGACCGGCAGCGTGGAGGCCATCCTGTGTTGA